One genomic window of Coffea eugenioides isolate CCC68of unplaced genomic scaffold, Ceug_1.0 ScVebR1_410;HRSCAF=1082, whole genome shotgun sequence includes the following:
- the LOC113758229 gene encoding probable O-methyltransferase 3, whose protein sequence is MEKVENLVELREAQDYAGSQIFNFRKSLKCAIELGIPDVIDQHGKPITLSDLISTLPINPSKSIHIHRLMRVLSNAGFFVQQNEAHGKNFWSYAAAEPQFGKIFNEAEADDSSLIVEVVMAQCKSVFEDLTSLVDVGDGTGEFAEAIAQKFPNLECLVCDLPQLVANQQRTENLDFVAGNILEMVPLGDAILLKKQPAGSAPCYIFRQSKTQKTCKIIPKNRMHIRKYAMMQKSRNIKLEQHRDYEN, encoded by the exons ATGGAAAAGGTTGAGAATCTTGTTGAGCTTCGTGAAGCTCAAGACTATGCAGGGAGCCAAATATTCAATTTCAGAAAATCTCTAAAATGTGCAATTGAATTGGGAATCCCAGATGTCATTGATCAACATGGGAAGCCCATCACGCTTTCTGACCTGATTTCTACCCTCCCAATCAACCCTTCTAAATCTATCCACATCCATCGCTTAATGCGAGTCTTATCGAATGCTGGCTTCTTTGTCCAGCAAAATGAAG CACATGGGAAAAACTTCTGGTCTTATGCTGCTGCAGAACCTCAATTTGGGAAAATCTTTAATGAAGCCGAGGCTGATGACTCTAGTTTAATTGTTGAGGTGGTGATGGCCCAATGCAAGTCTGTGTTTGAGGACCTGACATCTTTAGTTGATGTTGGAGATGGCACTGGTGAATTTGCTGAGGCCATTGCCCAAAAATTTCCCAACTTAGAATGTCTTGTATGTGATCTCCCACAATTGGTGGCCAACCAACAGAGAACTGAGAACTTGGACTTTGTTGCAGGAAATATACTAGAGATGGTACCTCTTGGTGATGCAATCTTACTCAAG aaGCAACCTGCAGGTAGTGCTCCCTGCTATATATTCCGTCAATCAAAAACCCAaaagacttgtaaaattatcccaaagaacaGAATGCATATAAGAAAATATGCTATGATGCAAAAATCTAGAAACATCAAACTTGAGCAGCACCGTGATTATGAGAACTGA